In Gossypium raimondii isolate GPD5lz chromosome 12, ASM2569854v1, whole genome shotgun sequence, a single window of DNA contains:
- the LOC105762520 gene encoding pectinesterase PPME1, which yields MEGKRIESSEVYVAAMCVSILLFAPVGVSQPIPADKSQVNAWFNGIIKPVKERGNTLDPELVEAETEPRIIKVMQGGGGEFDTITKAIESVPSGNTKRVIISIGPGSYKEKIRIERNKPFITFLGDPKSMPNLTFDGTAKQYGTVDSATLITECSYFVGANLNIVNTAPKPDGKMVGAQAVALRVSGDRSAFYNCKIIGFQDTLCDDKGNHFFKDCHIRGTVDFIFGSGKSLYLNTKIFVEGDPGLTVITAQARESSSEDTGYSFVHGSISGTAKNAFLGRAWKSSPRVVYAYTEMGNVVNPAGWSHNLQPERAKTVYYGEYKCTGQGANPKTREPFVKQLPDAEAQPFLVLDYVEATKWLLPSPTVPN from the exons atggaaGGAAAAAGAATCGAGAGCAGTGAAGTTTATGTTGCAGCAATGTGTGTAAGTATTCTCCTCTTTGCTCCGGTTGGTGTGTCCCAACCAATACCAGCGGATAAATCTCAAGTAAATGCTTGGTTTAATGGCATTATCAAGCCCGTGAAAGAAAGGGGTAACACCTTAGACCCTGAATTGGTTGAGGCCGAGACAGAACCTAGAATTATAAAGGTGATGCAAGGTGGGGGTGGAGAATTCGATACCATAACCAAAGCCATCGAGAGCGTTCCATCAGGGAACACCAAACGTGTGATTATATCCATCGGACCCGGATCTTACAAAGAGAAAATCAGAATTGAAAGAAATAAGccttttattacatttttaggAGATCCTAAAAGCATGCCAAATTTGACATTTGATGGAACCGCCAAGCAGTATGGAACCGTAGATAGTGCCACTCTTATTACTGAGTGTAGTTACTTTGTGGGTGCTAATCTCAATATAGTG AACACTGCTCCTAAGCCAGACGGGAAAATGGTAGGAGCCCAAGCGGTTGCTTTGAGAGTCTCTGGTGATAGGTCAGCTTTCTATAACTGTAAAATCATCGGCTTCCAAGACACTTTGTGCGATGACAAGGGCAACCATTTCTTTAAAGATTGCCATATTCGTGGTACTGTTGATTTCATTTTTGGAAGCGGGAAATCTTTGTATCTG AACACAAAAATATTTGTGGAAGGAGATCCGGGACTTACAGTAATTACAGCACAAGCGAGAGAAAGTTCATCAGAGGACACGGGTTATTCGTTTGTGCATGGTAGCATTTCTGGAACAGCGAAGAATGCATTTTTGGGCAGGGCCTGGAAGAGCAGCCCAAGGGTTGTTTATGCATATACTGAAATGGGCAACGTTGTCAATCCTGCTGGTTGGTCTCATAATCTCCAACCTGAACGAGCCAA AACTGTTTACTATGGAGAATATAAATGCACGGGGCAAGGCGCCAATCCCAAGACACGGGAGCCATTCGTCAAACAACTACCGGATGCAGAAGCTCAACCATTCTTGGTTCTTGACTATGTTGAAGCTACCAAATGGTTGCTTCCTTCTCCAACAGTACctaattaa